From Streptomyces sp. NBC_00690, a single genomic window includes:
- a CDS encoding AraC family transcriptional regulator, whose amino-acid sequence MGNRTAPEWARHWQYAELPGLDLLHARYVRHTFPRHSHDGFAVASVSGGVEDLIMPDGVIPVRPGMVVMINPEVPHAARAGVPEGWTYTTLYPSVELVSTIAHEVTTLRGTPGFAESHVQDPQTAELIRNVHLAAEAGNALAADSLLRIVVARLLGRHGSRLPSRSARDSGAHTAARARSLLEERMAEPPTLDRLAQEVGTSPFALFRAFKSAYGMPPHTWLTDARVRNARRLLEAGRTPAEAAVEVGFTDQPHLNRHFTRIVGVPPGAYRHERLGRPSARKNVQDAGGSLA is encoded by the coding sequence ATGGGGAATCGGACGGCGCCTGAGTGGGCGAGGCACTGGCAGTATGCGGAGCTGCCGGGTCTTGATCTGCTGCATGCCCGCTATGTCCGGCACACCTTCCCCCGCCATAGCCACGACGGGTTCGCCGTCGCCTCCGTCAGCGGTGGGGTGGAGGACCTGATCATGCCGGATGGAGTGATTCCGGTCCGCCCCGGCATGGTGGTGATGATCAACCCCGAGGTGCCGCACGCGGCGCGCGCAGGTGTCCCCGAGGGCTGGACCTACACCACCCTCTACCCCTCCGTGGAACTCGTCTCCACCATCGCGCACGAGGTGACCACCCTGCGGGGCACCCCCGGCTTCGCCGAGTCCCATGTCCAGGACCCGCAGACCGCCGAACTGATCCGGAACGTGCACCTGGCCGCCGAGGCGGGCAATGCGCTCGCTGCCGACAGCCTGCTGCGGATCGTGGTCGCCCGTCTCCTCGGCCGGCACGGGAGTCGACTGCCCAGCCGAAGCGCCCGGGATTCCGGTGCGCACACCGCGGCCCGGGCCAGGTCGCTCCTGGAGGAGCGGATGGCGGAACCACCCACCCTCGACCGACTCGCACAAGAGGTCGGCACCAGCCCCTTCGCCCTGTTCCGTGCCTTCAAGTCGGCCTACGGAATGCCGCCGCACACCTGGCTCACCGACGCCCGGGTCCGTAACGCACGCCGTCTGCTGGAGGCGGGGAGAACCCCCGCCGAGGCGGCCGTCGAGGTCGGCTTCACCGATCAACCCCATCTGAACCGACACTTCACCCGGATCGTGGGTGTGCCCCCGGGCGCCTACCGCCATGAGCGGCTCGGCCGCCCCAGTGCACGCAAGAACGTACAAGACGCTGGTGGGAGCCTCGCGTAA
- a CDS encoding AzlD domain-containing protein — protein MSIWIAIAATAIGCYLVKLAGLLVPAGALERPLVQRLAALLPVALLAALTAQQTFGAGHALVLDARAAGVAAAALALVLRAPFLVVVGAAVVVTAGVRALGG, from the coding sequence ATGAGCATCTGGATTGCGATCGCGGCCACTGCCATCGGCTGCTACCTGGTGAAACTGGCCGGTCTGCTCGTGCCAGCCGGGGCGCTGGAACGCCCCCTGGTGCAGCGGCTCGCTGCCCTCCTCCCCGTCGCCCTGCTCGCCGCCCTCACCGCTCAGCAGACCTTCGGAGCGGGGCACGCGCTCGTGCTCGATGCCCGGGCCGCAGGTGTCGCCGCAGCAGCCCTGGCGCTGGTGCTGCGGGCGCCGTTCCTCGTCGTCGTCGGGGCGGCCGTGGTCGTCACCGCAGGGGTACGGGCGCTCGGCGGCTGA
- a CDS encoding DUF3046 domain-containing protein: MRLTNFWERMADHFGPSYAESFAQDHVMAELGGRTVHQALDAGWEAKDVWRAVCSAVQVPSDKR, from the coding sequence ATGCGGTTGACGAACTTCTGGGAGCGGATGGCGGACCACTTCGGCCCGTCGTACGCCGAATCCTTCGCCCAGGACCATGTGATGGCCGAACTGGGCGGCCGTACGGTGCACCAGGCGCTCGACGCCGGCTGGGAGGCCAAGGATGTCTGGCGTGCGGTCTGCTCGGCCGTTCAGGTGCCCTCCGACAAGCGGTGA
- a CDS encoding AI-2E family transporter, which translates to MPRWLPRAMVLALTLYACLQLGSWAFHQLIGLLMNILIAFFLALAIEPAVGRMAARGMRRGLATFLVFFGVLAAGIGFVVLLGSMLADQIVTMVEDFPKYLDSVISWINQTFHTELSRVEVQDSLLRSDWLRKYVQNSASGVLDVSATVLGGLFKLLTIFLFSFYFAADGPRLRRGLCSVLPPAKQTEVLRAWEIAVDKTGGYLYSRGLMALVSGFSHYVLLEILGVPYAPALAVWVGLVSQFIPTIGTYLAGALPMLIAFTVNPWYAVWVLGFVVVYQQFENYVLQPKLTARTVDIHPAVAFGSVIAGTALLGAVGALIAIPAVATLQAFLGAYVRRYDVTDDPRVQGHHKRGAGGVLQRIRARVVRAAPDEAEAATVAEPSVAPGRN; encoded by the coding sequence ATGCCCCGCTGGCTGCCCCGCGCCATGGTGCTTGCGCTGACGCTCTACGCCTGCCTTCAGCTCGGCAGTTGGGCCTTCCACCAGCTCATCGGCCTGCTGATGAACATTTTGATCGCCTTCTTCCTGGCCCTGGCCATCGAGCCCGCGGTGGGCAGGATGGCGGCCCGTGGAATGCGTCGGGGGCTCGCGACCTTCCTCGTGTTCTTCGGGGTACTGGCCGCGGGGATCGGATTCGTCGTCCTGCTCGGCTCGATGCTCGCCGACCAGATCGTCACGATGGTCGAGGACTTCCCCAAGTACCTCGACTCCGTGATCAGTTGGATCAACCAGACGTTCCACACCGAACTGTCGCGAGTCGAGGTCCAGGACAGCCTGTTGCGCTCGGACTGGCTGCGGAAGTACGTCCAGAACAGCGCGAGCGGGGTGCTCGACGTCTCCGCGACGGTCCTCGGAGGGCTGTTCAAGCTGCTGACGATCTTCCTCTTCTCGTTCTACTTCGCGGCGGACGGGCCACGCCTGCGCCGGGGGCTGTGCTCCGTACTGCCTCCGGCCAAGCAGACCGAGGTGCTCCGCGCCTGGGAGATCGCCGTCGACAAGACGGGCGGCTACCTCTACTCGCGCGGTCTGATGGCGCTCGTCTCGGGATTCTCGCACTACGTGCTGTTGGAGATCCTCGGCGTCCCCTACGCGCCGGCGCTGGCGGTCTGGGTCGGGCTGGTCTCGCAGTTCATCCCGACGATCGGCACCTATCTGGCCGGGGCGCTGCCCATGCTGATCGCCTTCACGGTGAATCCCTGGTACGCGGTGTGGGTCCTCGGATTCGTCGTGGTCTACCAGCAGTTCGAGAACTACGTCCTCCAGCCCAAGCTCACGGCCCGGACGGTGGACATCCACCCCGCCGTGGCCTTCGGCTCGGTCATCGCCGGTACGGCGCTGCTGGGCGCCGTGGGCGCACTGATCGCCATCCCGGCGGTGGCCACGCTCCAGGCGTTCCTCGGTGCCTATGTGAGGAGGTACGACGTGACCGACGACCCACGGGTGCAAGGGCACCACAAGCGTGGAGCCGGTGGGGTCCTCCAGCGGATTCGCGCACGGGTGGTGAGGGCGGCCCCCGATGAGGCTGAGGCCGCGACCGTGGCTGAGCCCTCGGTGGCTCCTGGTCGGAACTGA
- the recA gene encoding recombinase RecA, whose protein sequence is MAGTDREKALEAALAQIERQFGKGAVMRLGERPNEPIEVIPTGSTALDVALGVGGLPRGRVIEVYGPESSGKTTLTLHAVANAQKAGGAVAFVDAEHALDPEYAKKLGVDIDNLLLSQPDNGEQALEIVDMLVRSGAIDLIVIDSVAALVPRAEIEGEMGDSHVGLQARLMSQALRKITSALNQSKTTAIFINQLREKIGVMFGSPETTTGGRALKFYASVRLDIRRIETLKDGTDAVGNRTRVKVVKNKVAPPFKQAEFDILYGHGISREGGLIDMGVEHGFVRKAGAWYTYEGDQLGQGKENARNFLKDNPDLADEIEKKIKDKLGVGVRPAAAEAAQPGPDATGTETPADEAAKSVPAPATKAKTAKTVAAAKS, encoded by the coding sequence ATGGCAGGAACCGACCGCGAGAAGGCTCTTGAAGCCGCGCTCGCACAGATTGAACGACAGTTCGGTAAGGGTGCGGTGATGCGCCTGGGCGAGCGCCCCAATGAACCCATCGAGGTCATCCCCACCGGATCGACGGCACTCGATGTGGCGCTCGGCGTGGGCGGACTGCCGCGCGGCCGTGTCATCGAGGTGTACGGCCCGGAGTCCTCCGGCAAGACGACCTTGACCCTGCACGCCGTGGCCAATGCGCAGAAGGCGGGCGGTGCGGTGGCCTTTGTGGACGCCGAGCACGCCCTTGACCCTGAGTACGCGAAGAAGCTGGGCGTCGACATCGACAACCTCCTCCTGTCCCAGCCGGACAACGGCGAGCAGGCACTGGAGATCGTCGACATGCTCGTGCGCTCGGGCGCAATCGACCTGATCGTGATCGACTCCGTGGCGGCCCTGGTGCCGCGGGCGGAGATCGAGGGCGAGATGGGCGACTCGCACGTCGGCCTCCAGGCCCGTCTGATGAGCCAGGCCCTCCGCAAGATCACCAGTGCGCTGAACCAGTCGAAGACGACAGCGATCTTCATTAACCAGCTGCGCGAGAAGATCGGTGTGATGTTCGGCTCGCCGGAGACCACGACCGGTGGTCGCGCGCTGAAGTTCTACGCTTCGGTCCGGCTCGACATCCGCCGAATCGAGACCCTCAAGGACGGCACGGACGCGGTGGGCAACCGCACCCGCGTCAAGGTCGTCAAGAACAAGGTCGCGCCGCCCTTCAAGCAGGCGGAGTTCGACATCCTGTACGGGCACGGGATCAGCCGTGAGGGCGGGCTGATCGACATGGGCGTGGAGCACGGCTTCGTCCGCAAGGCCGGCGCTTGGTACACGTACGAGGGCGACCAGCTCGGTCAGGGCAAGGAGAACGCCCGGAACTTCCTGAAGGACAACCCCGATCTCGCCGATGAGATCGAGAAGAAGATCAAGGACAAACTGGGGGTCGGCGTTCGTCCCGCGGCAGCTGAGGCGGCCCAGCCCGGCCCGGATGCAACAGGGACGGAGACCCCGGCCGATGAGGCCGCGAAGTCCGTGCCCGCGCCCGCCACCAAGGCCAAGACGGCCAAGACGGTGGCAGCAGCCAAGAGCTAG
- a CDS encoding rhodanese-like domain-containing protein — MTEPVGIDELLERIRTELDRVEPQRAFVEAGEGALLVDIRYAALRERDGLIPGALVVERNELEWRLDPQGSHRAPEAVSHDLRIVVVCNEGYASSLAAVSLRQLGLHRATDLIGGFQAWRSAGLPVER, encoded by the coding sequence ATGACCGAGCCCGTGGGAATCGATGAACTCCTGGAACGGATTCGCACCGAACTGGATCGGGTGGAGCCGCAGCGCGCCTTCGTCGAGGCTGGCGAAGGCGCCCTGCTGGTCGACATCCGCTACGCCGCCCTGCGTGAGCGGGACGGCCTGATCCCCGGTGCACTGGTCGTGGAGCGCAATGAACTGGAGTGGCGATTGGACCCCCAGGGCAGCCACCGAGCGCCGGAAGCGGTCAGCCACGACCTTCGCATCGTGGTGGTCTGCAATGAGGGGTACGCCTCCTCCCTGGCCGCGGTCTCGTTGCGTCAGTTGGGTCTCCACCGGGCGACCGATCTGATCGGCGGATTCCAGGCGTGGCGGTCAGCGGGCTTGCCGGTGGAGAGGTAG
- a CDS encoding cysteine dioxygenase yields the protein MSDGAEAAAAGWGRERGASPTTAELLDFVRQTAADPEAIASLPLDPEGRTWVRLDGPRGSEAWLIGWPPGTGTGWHDHAESIGAFATAAGKLTENALAVRLPASGWKTLELREGVDRQRQLGVGQGRAFGQHHVHEVLNVSSTDHAISVHAYYPPLPLIRRFSRSGAVLRLEQVERSQEWQ from the coding sequence GTGTCGGATGGCGCTGAGGCCGCGGCTGCGGGCTGGGGCAGAGAAAGGGGCGCGTCCCCGACAACCGCCGAGCTGCTGGACTTCGTCCGGCAGACCGCTGCGGACCCCGAGGCGATCGCCTCCCTGCCACTGGATCCCGAGGGTCGTACCTGGGTGCGACTGGACGGGCCGCGCGGCAGCGAGGCATGGCTGATCGGCTGGCCTCCCGGAACCGGCACCGGATGGCACGACCACGCGGAGTCGATCGGCGCCTTCGCCACCGCAGCGGGCAAGTTGACGGAGAACGCACTGGCCGTACGGCTGCCTGCCAGCGGTTGGAAGACCTTGGAGCTGCGCGAAGGGGTGGATCGTCAGCGGCAACTGGGAGTGGGGCAGGGTCGAGCCTTCGGACAGCACCATGTGCACGAGGTCCTCAATGTGTCGAGCACGGACCATGCCATCTCCGTGCACGCCTACTATCCGCCGCTTCCCCTGATCCGGCGCTTCAGCCGATCCGGCGCCGTCCTGCGGTTGGAGCAGGTGGAGCGATCGCAGGAGTGGCAATGA
- a CDS encoding putative leader peptide, protein MTDTDVHLWRRVHMDLLRYAGCVCRPSC, encoded by the coding sequence GTGACCGACACCGATGTGCACCTGTGGCGGAGGGTCCATATGGACCTGCTCCGTTACGCGGGCTGCGTGTGTCGACCGTCCTGCTGA
- a CDS encoding FAD-dependent monooxygenase: MDPVIVVGAGPVGLALSLALAHQNVPSIVLDESNGKEEPRPARTAVLRPDTAAMIERLDCATVRDEGTRWVGWRSLRRKQEVRHVPLGDESSPAPLHIPQHALARGLRDAIAARDEITLVTESRVDSLEQDAAGVTVHTRGPESTWWRGSHVVGCDGARSTVRKLLGIRFPGRTAVERHAVATLRAELPWPDEALLHRSPPWRTGGDEITARPLPDDVWRLDWLLPSQSELVTPDALVTRIRDTLAGWCGQTPPYELIDTGVHTIHHRLAWRWRVDRAFLAGDAAHLLGALGTGSLDEGLRDADNLAWKLAHAWHHGSGELLLDSYQAERRTSVAGRLRAADQVLPILRGGGALRAYLPGTARGHDVLLTDGHLGQGPLGAAPVYRHSPLGAGHVPQQVPVGTEAGAPVSDVRVTAPDGTGARLRDRLGRGKLLVVLVAPGTGVWDRRHWQSAGVMPRLAAAVSALPVRAELLVTECYPGASAHTVLLVRPDGHLVATFAGVRPAELYAAADAVRGGTPEAAHSDRTADVN; this comes from the coding sequence GTGGACCCGGTGATCGTCGTCGGCGCCGGCCCGGTCGGTCTGGCGCTCTCACTCGCTCTCGCGCACCAGAACGTCCCCTCCATCGTGCTCGACGAGAGCAACGGCAAGGAGGAGCCCCGCCCTGCCCGTACGGCAGTGCTGCGCCCCGACACCGCTGCCATGATCGAACGACTGGACTGCGCAACGGTCCGTGACGAAGGGACGCGCTGGGTCGGCTGGCGTTCACTCCGACGCAAGCAGGAGGTACGCCATGTGCCGCTGGGCGACGAATCCTCCCCCGCGCCGCTCCACATTCCCCAACACGCCCTCGCCCGCGGTCTGAGGGACGCCATCGCCGCACGTGACGAGATCACGCTCGTCACCGAGAGTCGCGTGGACTCGCTCGAACAGGACGCCGCGGGCGTCACCGTCCACACCAGGGGGCCGGAGTCGACCTGGTGGCGCGGCAGCCATGTGGTGGGCTGCGACGGCGCGCGCTCCACGGTCCGCAAACTGCTCGGCATCCGCTTCCCCGGGCGCACGGCGGTGGAACGCCACGCAGTCGCCACACTGCGCGCCGAACTGCCCTGGCCCGACGAGGCGTTGCTGCACCGCTCACCGCCGTGGCGCACCGGCGGCGATGAGATCACGGCACGCCCCCTGCCGGACGACGTCTGGCGGCTCGATTGGCTCCTGCCGTCACAGAGCGAACTGGTCACCCCCGACGCCCTGGTGACACGGATTCGTGACACCCTCGCGGGCTGGTGCGGCCAGACCCCACCGTACGAACTGATCGACACCGGCGTGCACACGATCCATCACCGGTTGGCCTGGCGCTGGCGGGTGGACCGGGCGTTCCTCGCCGGCGACGCGGCCCACCTGCTGGGTGCACTGGGCACCGGAAGTCTCGACGAGGGGCTGCGCGACGCCGACAACCTGGCCTGGAAGCTGGCGCACGCCTGGCACCACGGGTCCGGCGAACTGCTCCTCGACAGTTACCAGGCGGAACGTCGGACCTCGGTCGCCGGCCGACTGCGCGCCGCCGACCAGGTGCTGCCGATACTGCGCGGTGGAGGTGCACTGCGCGCCTATCTGCCGGGCACCGCCCGAGGTCATGACGTCCTGCTCACCGACGGCCACCTCGGACAGGGCCCGCTCGGAGCGGCCCCCGTCTATCGGCACTCACCGCTCGGCGCCGGCCATGTGCCCCAGCAGGTCCCGGTGGGTACAGAGGCGGGAGCCCCCGTCTCCGACGTACGGGTGACCGCACCGGACGGGACGGGCGCACGCCTCAGGGACCGGCTGGGCCGAGGGAAGCTCCTGGTGGTGCTCGTGGCCCCCGGAACCGGGGTGTGGGACCGGCGCCACTGGCAGAGCGCGGGAGTGATGCCACGGTTGGCCGCAGCGGTGAGCGCGCTGCCCGTACGGGCGGAGCTACTGGTCACGGAGTGCTATCCGGGAGCCTCTGCACACACGGTGCTGTTGGTACGCCCGGACGGACATCTGGTCGCCACCTTCGCAGGGGTACGCCCCGCGGAGCTGTACGCAGCGGCAGACGCCGTACGAGGGGGTACGCCGGAGGCGGCACACAGCGACCGCACCGCGGACGTCAATTGA
- a CDS encoding amino acid ABC transporter permease, translating to MTSVLYDAPGPRAKRRNMLYTIGFFVVLGALAWWVLTTMADKNQLAAEKWSPFVKDSNVWTTFLLPGLWETVKAAGLAVAIALPLGAVLGIGRLSDHVWVRVPVGAVVEFFRAIPVLMLMLFSFSALAQFTDIESEIRPLYAVVTGLVLYNASVIAEVVRAGILSLPSGQTDAAKAIGMTKSQTMTFVLLPQAVTAMLPALVSQLVVIVKDTALGGVLLGLGELLFQARPIMANYGANTIATLVVISLIYIVLNFILTSIAGALERHARRAPKSTGAVVDMKKVDAGIGGGGA from the coding sequence ATGACATCAGTCCTGTACGACGCCCCCGGCCCCCGGGCCAAGCGTCGCAACATGCTCTACACGATCGGCTTCTTCGTCGTCCTCGGGGCCTTGGCGTGGTGGGTACTGACCACCATGGCCGACAAGAACCAACTGGCGGCAGAGAAGTGGAGTCCCTTCGTCAAGGACTCCAACGTATGGACCACCTTCCTGCTCCCCGGTCTGTGGGAAACGGTGAAGGCAGCCGGCCTCGCGGTGGCGATCGCGCTCCCGCTCGGCGCGGTGCTCGGCATCGGCCGACTCTCCGACCACGTCTGGGTGCGGGTGCCCGTCGGCGCCGTGGTCGAGTTCTTCAGGGCCATCCCGGTCCTGATGCTGATGCTGTTCTCGTTCTCCGCCCTCGCCCAGTTCACCGACATCGAATCGGAGATCCGGCCGCTGTACGCCGTGGTCACCGGACTGGTCCTCTACAACGCCTCGGTGATCGCCGAGGTCGTCCGGGCAGGCATCCTCTCCCTGCCCAGCGGTCAGACCGACGCGGCCAAGGCGATCGGCATGACCAAGAGCCAGACGATGACGTTCGTCCTGCTGCCGCAGGCCGTCACCGCAATGCTGCCGGCGCTGGTCAGCCAACTGGTCGTCATCGTCAAGGACACCGCGTTGGGCGGGGTGCTGCTGGGGCTGGGCGAGCTGCTGTTCCAAGCACGTCCGATCATGGCGAACTACGGCGCCAACACCATCGCAACCCTCGTAGTGATCTCCCTGATCTACATCGTCCTCAACTTCATCCTCACCAGCATCGCCGGGGCGCTGGAGCGCCATGCCCGGCGTGCGCCGAAGAGCACCGGGGCCGTCGTCGACATGAAGAAGGTCGACGCCGGAATCGGGGGCGGCGGAGCCTGA
- a CDS encoding amino acid ABC transporter permease, with product MFDFLDSGQYDLLEAFWVTVQLTVYSAIGSLIWGTLLAAMRVGPVPMMRAFGTGYVNVVRNTPLTVVIVACSLALHQTLGVSLGSEDFKDIGFRLAVLGLVAYTGTFVCEALRSGINTVPVGQAEAARALGLSFSQVLTLIVLPQAFRSVVAPLANVLIALTKNTTVAAAIGVAEASLLMKEMIENESDAIFAVFSIFAFGFIVLTLPTGLLLGWVAKRVAVKR from the coding sequence GTGTTCGACTTCCTTGATTCCGGGCAGTACGACCTGCTCGAAGCGTTCTGGGTGACGGTGCAGCTCACCGTCTACTCAGCCATAGGTTCCCTGATATGGGGAACCCTGCTGGCCGCCATGCGGGTGGGCCCCGTACCGATGATGCGGGCCTTCGGGACCGGCTACGTCAACGTGGTCCGCAACACTCCGCTGACCGTGGTCATCGTCGCCTGCTCCCTCGCCCTCCACCAGACGTTGGGGGTGTCGCTCGGCTCGGAGGACTTCAAGGACATCGGTTTTCGGCTGGCCGTGCTCGGTCTGGTCGCCTACACCGGCACCTTCGTCTGTGAAGCGCTGCGCTCCGGCATCAACACGGTTCCCGTCGGCCAGGCGGAAGCCGCCCGGGCACTGGGGCTCAGCTTCTCCCAGGTGCTGACCCTGATCGTGCTCCCCCAGGCGTTCCGCTCGGTGGTCGCGCCGCTGGCCAACGTCCTCATCGCCCTCACCAAGAACACCACGGTGGCCGCGGCGATCGGAGTGGCGGAAGCCTCGCTGCTGATGAAGGAAATGATCGAGAACGAATCCGACGCGATCTTCGCCGTCTTCTCGATCTTCGCCTTCGGCTTCATCGTTCTGACCCTGCCCACGGGCCTGCTGCTCGGCTGGGTGGCCAAGCGTGTGGCGGTGAAACGATGA
- a CDS encoding glutamate ABC transporter substrate-binding protein translates to MKLRKTSAAIATGLVLSLTLTACGGDSDDKGGGKISIGIKFDQPGVGLKTPDGKYVGFDVDVATYVAKELGYDAKDIVWKQTPSAQRETMIANGDVKFIAASYSINDKRKAKVSFAGPYFLAHQDLLVRSDETSITEPSSLNSKNLCSVVGSTSAQNVKEKLAPKANLQEQGGYSECLTGLENKAVDALTTDDSILAGFAAQKEHQGKFKLVGLRLSDERYGIGLKKGDTKLQGDINKALEKMKSDGSWEKFVKANFGPANYKYEPAPDITEKG, encoded by the coding sequence ATGAAGCTCCGCAAAACTTCTGCGGCCATTGCCACGGGTCTCGTCCTTTCGCTCACCCTCACCGCGTGCGGCGGTGACAGCGACGACAAGGGCGGCGGCAAGATCAGCATCGGTATCAAGTTCGACCAGCCCGGTGTGGGGCTGAAGACTCCCGATGGCAAGTACGTCGGCTTCGACGTGGACGTCGCCACCTACGTCGCCAAGGAACTCGGCTACGACGCCAAGGACATCGTCTGGAAGCAGACGCCGAGCGCCCAGCGCGAGACCATGATCGCCAACGGCGATGTCAAGTTCATCGCCGCGAGCTACTCGATCAACGACAAGCGCAAGGCAAAGGTCTCCTTCGCCGGCCCGTACTTCCTGGCCCACCAGGACCTGCTGGTCCGCTCGGACGAGACCTCCATCACCGAACCGAGCAGCCTCAACAGCAAGAACCTCTGCTCGGTGGTCGGTTCGACCTCTGCACAGAACGTCAAGGAGAAGCTGGCCCCCAAGGCGAACCTTCAGGAGCAGGGCGGCTACTCCGAGTGTCTGACGGGCCTGGAGAACAAGGCCGTTGACGCGCTGACCACGGACGACTCCATCCTCGCCGGTTTCGCGGCCCAGAAGGAGCACCAGGGCAAGTTCAAGCTGGTGGGCCTGAGGCTGAGCGACGAGCGGTACGGCATCGGCCTGAAGAAGGGCGACACCAAGCTCCAGGGGGACATCAACAAGGCCCTGGAGAAGATGAAGTCGGACGGTTCGTGGGAGAAGTTCGTCAAGGCCAACTTCGGCCCCGCGAACTACAAGTACGAGCCCGCGCCGGACATCACCGAAAAGGGCTGA
- a CDS encoding amino acid ABC transporter ATP-binding protein, with protein MSGVSVTKGAEDAVPAAGDLVVLSQVNKHFGALHVLQDIDLTITRGEVVVVIGPSGSGKSTLCRTINRLETIDSGSIAIDGKPLPQEGRELARLRADVGMVFQSFNLFAHKTVLENVTLGQVKVRRTEKKAAEKKARALLDRVGVGSQADKYPAQLSGGQQQRVAIARALAMDPKVILFDEPTSALDPEMINEVLEVMQQLARDGMTMVVVTHEMGFARSAANRVVFMADGKIVEEAAPEAFFSNPRSDRAKDFLSKILHH; from the coding sequence GTGAGCGGAGTATCAGTCACCAAGGGGGCCGAGGACGCCGTCCCGGCAGCGGGTGACCTGGTCGTGCTGAGTCAAGTCAACAAGCACTTCGGCGCGCTGCATGTGCTCCAGGACATCGATCTGACGATCACCAGGGGCGAGGTCGTGGTCGTCATCGGACCTTCGGGGTCCGGCAAGTCCACGTTGTGCCGCACCATCAATCGCCTGGAGACCATCGACTCGGGGTCGATCGCCATCGACGGCAAGCCGCTGCCCCAGGAGGGCAGGGAGCTGGCCCGGCTGCGAGCCGATGTGGGCATGGTGTTCCAGTCGTTCAACCTCTTCGCGCACAAGACGGTGTTGGAGAACGTGACGCTGGGTCAGGTCAAGGTTCGACGTACGGAGAAGAAGGCGGCCGAGAAGAAGGCGCGCGCCCTTCTCGACCGGGTCGGCGTGGGTTCCCAGGCCGACAAGTACCCGGCGCAACTGTCGGGCGGTCAGCAGCAGCGAGTGGCGATCGCGCGAGCGCTGGCGATGGACCCCAAGGTCATCCTCTTCGACGAGCCCACTTCGGCGCTCGACCCCGAGATGATCAACGAGGTGCTGGAAGTGATGCAGCAACTCGCTCGGGACGGAATGACGATGGTCGTCGTCACCCACGAGATGGGATTCGCCCGCTCCGCGGCCAACCGTGTGGTCTTCATGGCCGACGGCAAGATCGTTGAGGAAGCCGCCCCCGAAGCGTTCTTCAGCAATCCGCGGAGCGACCGGGCCAAGGACTTCCTGTCGAAGATCCTGCACCACTGA